The DNA region CGCGGCGTTGTATTCCTGTTCGATGCCGCGAGGAATGGTTCATGCGTGATGAAGTGTTTCAGGTCGTCCACATTGAAGCGGATGCCTTCCGGTGCGGACTCTACCGATGTCTCCGTGATCAGGAAACTTTCATCCTCTTTAGTGAACAGAAAGGTGCGATAGGGGGAGTTCTTGAGTATCTGCCCGCCTGCTTTCAGGATGTCCGCTTCGCTGGCTGCTTCCATGATGAACCGGCTCGAACGGTTGATGCGTTCAAGCTCCCGGATGTCGACCTGATTCGTTTGTGTGGCATCAGGTGTGGGCGGCGTTGGATGCGTTGCCATTGGGGACTTAACTGTACTCCCAGACAGGTTCCCCGTTTAAGATACGGCGAATCTGGTCCGGGAAGCGGTCAGGGTCGAGCGGTTTGCCCAAAAAGCCGTCGAAACCGGAGTCCTGCGCTTTTTTCATCTGCTCCAGGCTGGCTTCGGCGGTAACGGCAATGATCGGTACGCTCTTAAAGCGCTCCGACGCGCGGATCTTTTTCAGGGCGCCGTAGCCGTCTTCGTATGGCAGGCGGATGTCCATCAGGATCAGGTCGAGGCGGGGCAGGGTGTCGGCATACTCGACCACTTCATAGCCCGATGTTTTCCATTCGCAATGAATGCCCAGATACCCGAGCATGCGGGCGATCAGCACGAAGTTGGAGACGTTGTCCTCCACGACAAGCACCGCCGCGTCCTTTGGGATGGTGGGCTTGCGGATGGGCTGCGTATCGGAAACTGCAGGCGTTTGCTCGTGTTCAGGCATTTGTGCTCCTTACGATAAACCGCTCGATCTGCTCGGCGAGCGTATCAATGTCAATCGGTTTTTGGATGTAGCCGTCGCACCCCGCTTCCAACGATCGTTCGCGGTCGCCGCGCATTACATTTGCAGTCACTGCGATGATGGGGATCTTCGAGTAACGTTCGATCTGTTTGATGCGGGCGGTCAGCGTGTAGCCGTCCATATCCGGCATGTTGATATCCATCAGGATGAGATCAACCGCTGCATCCCCAAGTTTTTCGATGGCTTGCGCGGCATTTGCCGCTTCCACAAGCGAATACCCCTCTGCCGTCAACACCCTGCGGATCAGGTTTCGATTCTCAGGATTATCCTCGACATACAAGATAGTGCCTTTTACAAATTCAGACATGTTCTGGTTTTACTCCAGCGTGAATTGTACTTTTAAGGCAAAAATATATACATAACAGCTACCTTACAAAGTATAGCATGGCAAAAAGACGGAAATTGTCATTAATGCCTCTTCCCGTCATGGCTCGGACAGGATACACTTGCAATATGGGTTTCTCCAAGCGACGCAAGTGGAGAGTGACGCGCATTGCAAAGGAAGCCGGTGCAACGTGACGGAAGAAAATGATCTTTCTGAACCAGAAAAGGCGGGCGTGAAAAAACACTTCAGGCGCGGACCATCGAGGGCGGAAAAGTTGGACATATTACGACGCCTTTTCAGGAAATATTCATTAAGCGCACTGTCGAAGTGGGAAACGATCGACATTCTAAAACGCTTTGTCCGAAAATTATCCGCGGCTGAAAGCGAGCATGGGGAAGCGGACGACAAATAACGGGATATAAAAACGCCGCCGTTTGCCACTTGTGACTGCAACGACGACGTTCATAAGAGCGGGTGGCGGGAATCGAACCCGCGTATTGTGCTTGGGAAGCACATGTTCTACCACTGAACTACACCCGCATATGCTGTTGTGGACGGGGATTATACGCCACGCGAAACATTCCCGCAAGATGGATGACGATCCGCGCGCATCACCCCGGACCCGGTCACTGCTTGCGTTTCAGGAGCAGGTTCGCCAGTTCGAGCATGGCTGCGCCCGCCTCGCCGCGCGGATCGGCTTGCTTGAGATATTCCAATGCCTTTTGCGTCTGCGCCGCGGACATGTTCTCCGCGTACTCGCGCGCGCCCTCCTCTTCCAGCAGGGATGCGATCTCTCCGACCTCGTCCGCAGCGATGGGACCCTGCCGCCAGCGCCTGGCGAATCCACCTTTCTTTTCAAGCGCGAACAGCACGGGTAACGAGTTCTTTCCCTCCACGAGATCGCTCGCCGCGGATTTCCCCGTCACGGATTCGTCGCCCCAGATGCCGAGAATATCGTCCTGCACTTGAAACGCCAGCCCAAGGTGATATCCGGACAGGCGGTATGCTTCCAATCTTTCGTTTTGCGCATAGCCAAGAAGGGCGCCGATATGGGTACAGGCAGAGAGCAGGGAGGAGGTCTTCCCGCCGATCATTGCCCAGTAATCTTCGAGTTTTATGTCTGTGCGTTCCTCAAAGGACATGTCCAAAAATTGACCGCGCGTCAGGTCGAGACAGCAGCTGCTGAGGATGTTCGCCGCCTTGACGACGATCTCGGGCGGATAATGCATTGCCAGATCCAGAATGGACTGGTTGGCAATTACGAACAACGCATCGCCGACATTGATCGCCATGGGCGCGCCCCAGATCGTCCATGCCGTTTTTCTGCCGCGCCTCAATTCAGAATTGTCTTGAATATCATCATGAACGAGCGAGAAATTGTGGATCAGTTCAATTGCCGCGGCAGCTGAAATTGCGTGTAGCCAATTATTACTAGTGCCTTTTTCTTCAATACTTTCATCATTAACAGAAGACATTGCCAACAGCGTCAACAGCGGGCGGATGCGTTTCCCCGCCGCAAGCGGACCTGCGCCTTCACCCGTCCAACCCATATGATAGGTGAGCATGTCGTGGAACGGTTTCGTGTTGGGCTGGTCGAGCCGACCTACCTGGCGCTTCAGTTCTTCTTCTATGGCTTCCAGCATGGATTGTTGGAGTTGTTTGGTCATGGTGTGATCCCGTGAATGTTGAGATGGAGCAGTTCACCCCGCAATTGAGAAGGGGAGTGGTAGTGAATTGCCTTGAAACCAAGCGAGCGCGCCGCTTCGATATTGGGCAGGGAGTCGTCAATGAACAGGCATTCATGCGCCTGACGTCCGATCCGTTCGAGAGTCAATTCGAAGATGGCGGGATCCGGTTTGATCAGTCCGTGTTCGCCCGAGATGATCATGTCATCGAACAGGTTCAGGAAGGAATGCTGCTTGCGGATCAGTTCAAATTTCTCGGCGGAGAAGTTGCTCAGCAGATACAGGGACCAGCCCGCCCGTTTCAGTTCGCGGGCGATCTGGATGGTCCCGTCATGTGTGCCGGTGATGCTTTCCTGCCAGTGGGTGTCATATGCCTGGATCAAACGCGCGTGCTGCGGGAATTGGCGCGAAAGTTCGGCGACGCCCTCACGGAATGGACGTCCGGCATCCTGTTGGGCGTTCCACTCGGAGAAGCGGATCTGCTCGAGGAAAGAGTCAACCGCTTGCGGGTCCGGGAGGAGGCGCTGGTACAGGGCGCGGGCATCCCAGCCGAGCAACACGTTCCCCAGATCGAAGATGATGGTGTTCATGGAGATTGTCATTCTGACGGAATATTTTATCCGAAGAATGTAAAACTGGCGGTATAATCGCGCATTTGTACGCCATATTTAAAATTGGAGAAGTGTTGTGAGCCGCGTGATTAACCCTGATTCTGTCGGAAAAGAACGAACCCGCCTGTCGAAATCCATTGTGCTGTGCATCCGTGAACTGGCGAAGCAAACAACTGTGACGCCCGAGTCGAAGGACCTGGCGGCGTTCATCGCGCTGGCGCTGCAATCCATTGCGGACGGGATCGATGTGTCCGTTGTGGCGTGGGAGAAGCGCGATTATTGGGTGAAGGCGGACCGCTTCCGCATGGAGTGGATGTGGGCGGGGCAGGTTGCCGCCAAGATGAAGGAGGCGGTGCTGGGCGATGACTGGGCGGCGATCGCAATGCTGATGCCGCAGATCGCGCAGAAGTTCAGCAAGATCGTGGTATCGGACAATCACAGACTGGGCAAGCCGTGGACGGGGGCGTATACATTGCTGGCATTGCATCAGAAGTTGTAAGGATCTGAAATTACGATACAAAAAACTCCGAGTTTCAGGCTCGGAGTTTTTTTGTTTGTTCACTTGAGATTTTTGATATGTTCTTCGGTGTTGTTGAGCAGTTCGATCATCATCTCGCGGATGTGCGGATTGAGGTAATGGTTCTCCAGCGTGGAGAGCGGCAGGAAGCGCGCGCCCGCGACGACGTGGATGCAGTTCGACGCGCCGCACAGACAGATGAAAGGCGCCTGCATCTCCCATTCGGTGGAGGGATAGAAGAAGTACAACTCTTCGCCCTTTTCGATATCGCGGCGGGCGATCATCAGCATGCGCTCGGTGTCGAGAATGACGTTCGGGTCGCAGGAGTGGTTGAGCGCGGCGAGCTTGCCGACGTGGGTGTGCCTGTCGCGCGCGATCTGCACAGTGAAGCGGTTGGGCTTGTCCATGATGTTCTCGTTCGGCATGGGGCAGATCACATCGCCTCTTTTGTACGCCTGCTTCGTGACCAATGTTTTAAATTTGTTTTCCGATTTAACGGCAAGTGTTTCCATTGCAGTGGTTGTTGACATAACTCTCTCCTTGTTCATGCATTGATAAACATATCAAACATCACTGCATAGTATAGCAACAATGAAATTAATTACAAGATATAAACATGTTTGCTGTAAAAATTTTAAGGTTATAGGTTAATCGCATAGAACGCCATCACAGTTCGGCTGCGTGATGGCATTCGCAACATTCAAGGCGACAGGTTGTTTGCTAGAACATCGCGAGTTGAGCGGCGGGTTTTCTACCGTCGAGCAAGACATAGGGGGCGGCGCGTTCGGCGATGATGCCAAGTTTTTTGAGCGAAGATATTTCTCGCAAGCTTCCCATGCGGCGCGCATTTAAAATGGAATCAGCACCCTTTGGACCAATGCCGGGGACACGCATCAGTTCGCGTTTGTCGGCGCGGTTGATCTCGACCGGGGCGTGGACCAGGTTCATTTCCGCCCAGGCACGTTTCGGGTCGGTGTGAAGCGGCAGATTTTCATCCGCACTGAAGGGCAGGTCTTCGAGGTCAAAGCCGTAATCACGCAGCAGGAAGGATGCCTGATACAGCCGGTGCTCGCGCAGGGGATGCACGGCGGCTTTGTTCTCGAGCGGCGTATCGTGGATGGGATGGAAGGCGGAGAAATAGGCGCGTTTGAGGCGGACGTTCTTCATCAGCCATTGCGTGGTGTTGAGCAGTTCAAGGTCGCTTTCGTCGGAGCCGCCCGCCACGAACTGGGTCACGGATGATGGGTATTTGCCCTTCCAGAATTTCCAGGCGGGTTCTGCCCGGCGGATCTCCTCGACCCATTTGAGCGAGCGCAGCAACTCTTCAAAGAAGACCTTGCCCGGAGCAAGGCGCGCGAGCCGTTCGGTGCTGGGCGCTTCGAGGTTGACCGAGACGCGGTCTGCCAGCTGCATGGCGCGGAAGATCTGGTCCTTCTCGGAGCCGGGCATGATCTTGAGATGCAGGTAGCCCTTGAATTGATATTTTTTGCGCAGGATATCGGCGGCGTCGAGCAGTTTATCCATCGTGCGGACTCCGCCCCCCGCCAGCCCGGAGCTGAGGAAAACACCCTCGGCGAATCCACCCCGGTTCATTTTGCTGAAGAGACTTGCGAACTCATCCGGCTTGAAGGTGGCGCGGCGGAAGTCCCTGCCGGCGCGGAAGGGACAGTAGAAGCAATCGCGCTCGCAGGCGGACGAGAGCAGGGTTTTGAGCAGGACGATCTTCCCCCCGTTGGGGAGTTGGGCGGCGTGGGTGAAGGCGGCGCGCTGCTCTTTCGGCGTGTAGCAGGCTGGGGCGGAGGAAGAGGCGCCTGTCCCGGGCGGTGCAAGGGGCGGTTCTCCATCCGCTTCGAACTGCATTTGGGAGGATAACTCTTTGAGTGTGTCCAGCGCGTTCATACTCTGATTATAGAATATATGTTCTAAAAACTCAAGGGGCGATTTCAGGCAAAACGGGGGAAATTTGTCACTTGGGGCAGTGAGGCGGGATGGATATACTAAATTCATGTCACCGCGAGGAACGAAGTGGTCTCCACAAACTGGAGATTGCTTTCCTGCCTGGTTTCGGTACGCCCTGCGTGCTACTCAACCGACGGTTGTTCGCAATGACATAAGAAGGAGGCGACCATGTGTGAATTTTGCACGCAACACGGGGAGGGGAAGAAGTGGTACCTGACGATGGAGAATTATTCCGCCGAATTGCTGGACCAGAACAAACGGCGGGAATATGCGGCGGACTTCCTGAACGGATTCCATAAGCGCGTGCCGAAGAGCATCAAGCAGTTGGACGGCATCCGCAAGACGCCGTTGATGAGACTGGCAAAGCCGGTGCTGACGCATCACCAAAAGCAGGATCACTACGGGCAGGTGGTGCCGATGGAGGACGTGGAGCGCATCTTCGAGACGATGGTGCAGGGAGCGGTGCGCCTGCCGTGCGTGTGCCGCCGCGTGACAACAGGGAATATGAACGCGCGTTACTGCTACGGCTTGACATTGGACAAGCAAATGTATGACGCGCTGGACGACTCGTTCAGTTTGGAAGTTTTATCGAAGGAAGAAGCGTTGGAGTCCATCCGCAAATTGGACAAGGAAGGACTCGTCCATTCGGTTTGGACGTTCAAGACGCCCTTTATCGGCGGATTGTGCAACTGCGACCAGGACTGCATGGCGTACCGCATCACCCATGCGCGGCGGGATTACCCCGTCATGTTCCGCGCCGAGTGGATCGCGCAGGTCTCGCCCGATTCGTGCAACGGCTGTCGTTTATGTATGCGCCAGTGTCAGTACGGGGCGATCCGTTATTCATCCAATAATAAAAAGGTGGTGATCGATCCCTCCGCCTGTTACGGCTGCGGTGTGTGCCGCGCGGTCTGCAAAAAGGATGCCATCTCGCTCGCGCCGCGCGAGAGCGTGCCGGATGCGGCGGGGGTGTGGTGATTCCATTCTTCAGTGAATTGGAGATTGCTTCGCCTATCGGCTCGCAATGACATTGGATATAATGTGAATTGACGGTCCTGTTTTTTTCAAGAAAGGAGCATATCATGGCGAACAAGGAACAAAAGGGCAACAAGGAAAAGAAGAAGAAAAAGAAGGTCAAGCCCAAGGCGCCGCCCAAGAAGTGATGCGGCTGGCTGTAGTAAAAAAACATCCCCCGGGTTGAATTTCGGGGGATGTGTCATTTAAATCGCGGAACGGCGGCTGGCGGGTTCGGCAGTCTTTCCTGCATTGAGCCCTTCGCGCAGGGCAATGGCGGCGCTGCGCAGGAGTACCAGCCGCCATCTCAATCGCTGCCAGGTTTTCAGCGCAGTCCGCGCATGATCCTTCTGCGCATGGCGGCGGCTGTACTGTGATGCCTGATACAGGCTGGTCAGGGTTGTCATATCTCTTTGCACGTTCGTACATGTCCCGGCAACGTGTGAATGTGCCTTCAACTCGTCCAGCCTGCGGACCGCTTTGCTCATGAACTCGTATGCAGTCTCGGCGGGGGTGGCTGTGCCGGCGAGTGGGCGTCCCAGCCGGTACAGTCTGCGATACATTCGTTCGATGGCGGTTGCGGGGTCAAGCCGGTGAAGATACCACCAACGCTCGACCCATGTGTACGTGAAGCAGATGAAAACCAGGAAGAATGCACCGATGAACGGCAGCAGCCAGTGCGCTTGGAGACGGCTGATGGAGAGGAATTGGAACGGCGCTTCGCCTGCGGTCTGCACCGGCAGGGGAGCGGCATCCGCCGGACGTTCAATCTCCGGGAGCGCGGCGGTCGGCTCGAACTCGATCCAGCCGATGCGGGAGAAGTAGACCTCCGCCCAGGAATGCGCGTCCGCCTCGCGGACGATGTACTGCGCGTTCTGCGCATCGTAGGAACCGGGCGCGTAGCCGGAAACAAAGCGGGCGGGCAAACCGCTGGCGCGCGCAAGCACAACCATCGCAGTGGCATAATAATCGCAGTACCCTTTTTGCAGATCGAAGAGGAAATAATCCGCCACATCCGCTCCTTCAGGCGGGGCAGGGACTTCGAGGTCGTATTCGTAATGAGCCCGCAGGTAGCCTTCGATGGCTTTGGCTTTGTCGTAGGGGGTGGCGAACCCAGTCGTGATCTCCAGCGCCAACTCACGAACGCGCGCAGGTACAGTGGACGGCAGCGCCAAATAACGCCTGCTGACCTCATCGGGATAGTCCGTTGACGCCGCGCGCAGTTCACCCACGCTGACGGCGGGAACGTACACATCCGTCTTATAGGCGGACGCACTGCTGGCGGCGGCGTATAAGTCAGCGGCGAAAAAAGTTGATGGGTCGGCAGCCAGGTCCGATACGGGTCTGACGCGCCAGTTGGCTGTGATCGGAACATCCACGCGGAAGAGCATCCCGCTCCAGAACAATACTCCTCCCGGCTCGGTCATCTCCACATCCAAATGCACGAGCCGGTAACCGCCCGGCAGCGCGGAGAGAAGCGGCGTATTTCCAGCATAGGTTTCATGGAAGGCAGGACCCGTAGCCCAGCCCGCGCCCATGTAGGAGTCGTAGGTGGTACTGCGCCAGTAATAACGCGCGGGCGCGGGGACGAACGAAAGGTCGGGGATGGGCGGCAGTTCGCCGGTGCGGATCGTCATCACCACCTGCTGCGAGTGCGCGGAACTGCCATCGAGCAAATGCACGCGGGGAAGCCCCGGCTGTGGAGCCGCCGCACCCGCCGGGATGGGTTGTTCCTCGATCCCAAGCATCTCTGCGGCATTGTTTTCCCCGCTGCGCAGGCGCTCCTGGATCTCACGCCACGAGATGGACGGGGTGACAAATGCCAGCGTGCCGACCAGAACCGCCAGCATGACCACCGCTGCGCCGACATCATAGCGGATGCTCTCGGCGTAGTCCACGCCCTGCTTTTCCCAGTGCGCGGTATGGTTCTTGAAATTCCATATCCCCATCAACACCAGCAGGATGCAGACCATCAGCCACAGCATTTCGGGCTGGCGTCCGCTGGCGGCTGTGACCGAAGCCAGCAGCAGGATCGAAGGCAGCAGCGATGCGACGGCGTCCCGACGCGCCGTGAACCAGCCCATGCCAGCCGCAAACAGCCAGAGCATCAGCGTCCATACCATGTTGCTGACAAGCGCGTCGTTGACGAATGCGTTTCCACCCAGCCCGGCAAGCCAGGTTTGCAAGCGGACTGCGAGAGCCGCGCAGGCTTGAACGATGACCGCCCATGATTCGGCTGCGGCGGCCGCATCCATGACCGTTTGCCCGCGGATGGCAGGGATGATCTGCGGGACGAGGGACAGGACCGTCCGACCGAATTCGAGCAGCGGCTGGACGAGGCGCGCGCCCAGCACCCACACGACGAGAACGCCCAGCGCCGCCATCCCAACCGAGGCTTGGATGCCGTTCCATCGGCTTCTTGCCAAGCCGAAACAGATCATGGCGGCGATC from Anaerolineales bacterium includes:
- a CDS encoding response regulator, which codes for MSEFVKGTILYVEDNPENRNLIRRVLTAEGYSLVEAANAAQAIEKLGDAAVDLILMDINMPDMDGYTLTARIKQIERYSKIPIIAVTANVMRGDRERSLEAGCDGYIQKPIDIDTLAEQIERFIVRSTNA
- a CDS encoding polyprenyl synthetase family protein, which encodes MTKQLQQSMLEAIEEELKRQVGRLDQPNTKPFHDMLTYHMGWTGEGAGPLAAGKRIRPLLTLLAMSSVNDESIEEKGTSNNWLHAISAAAAIELIHNFSLVHDDIQDNSELRRGRKTAWTIWGAPMAINVGDALFVIANQSILDLAMHYPPEIVVKAANILSSCCLDLTRGQFLDMSFEERTDIKLEDYWAMIGGKTSSLLSACTHIGALLGYAQNERLEAYRLSGYHLGLAFQVQDDILGIWGDESVTGKSAASDLVEGKNSLPVLFALEKKGGFARRWRQGPIAADEVGEIASLLEEEGAREYAENMSAAQTQKALEYLKQADPRGEAGAAMLELANLLLKRKQ
- a CDS encoding HAD family phosphatase, encoding MNTIIFDLGNVLLGWDARALYQRLLPDPQAVDSFLEQIRFSEWNAQQDAGRPFREGVAELSRQFPQHARLIQAYDTHWQESITGTHDGTIQIARELKRAGWSLYLLSNFSAEKFELIRKQHSFLNLFDDMIISGEHGLIKPDPAIFELTLERIGRQAHECLFIDDSLPNIEAARSLGFKAIHYHSPSQLRGELLHLNIHGITP
- a CDS encoding 4Fe-4S binding protein; the encoded protein is MCEFCTQHGEGKKWYLTMENYSAELLDQNKRREYAADFLNGFHKRVPKSIKQLDGIRKTPLMRLAKPVLTHHQKQDHYGQVVPMEDVERIFETMVQGAVRLPCVCRRVTTGNMNARYCYGLTLDKQMYDALDDSFSLEVLSKEEALESIRKLDKEGLVHSVWTFKTPFIGGLCNCDQDCMAYRITHARRDYPVMFRAEWIAQVSPDSCNGCRLCMRQCQYGAIRYSSNNKKVVIDPSACYGCGVCRAVCKKDAISLAPRESVPDAAGVW
- a CDS encoding SET domain-containing protein-lysine N-methyltransferase, which produces MSTTTAMETLAVKSENKFKTLVTKQAYKRGDVICPMPNENIMDKPNRFTVQIARDRHTHVGKLAALNHSCDPNVILDTERMLMIARRDIEKGEELYFFYPSTEWEMQAPFICLCGASNCIHVVAGARFLPLSTLENHYLNPHIREMMIELLNNTEEHIKNLK
- a CDS encoding helix-hairpin-helix domain-containing protein — its product is MNALDTLKELSSQMQFEADGEPPLAPPGTGASSSAPACYTPKEQRAAFTHAAQLPNGGKIVLLKTLLSSACERDCFYCPFRAGRDFRRATFKPDEFASLFSKMNRGGFAEGVFLSSGLAGGGVRTMDKLLDAADILRKKYQFKGYLHLKIMPGSEKDQIFRAMQLADRVSVNLEAPSTERLARLAPGKVFFEELLRSLKWVEEIRRAEPAWKFWKGKYPSSVTQFVAGGSDESDLELLNTTQWLMKNVRLKRAYFSAFHPIHDTPLENKAAVHPLREHRLYQASFLLRDYGFDLEDLPFSADENLPLHTDPKRAWAEMNLVHAPVEINRADKRELMRVPGIGPKGADSILNARRMGSLREISSLKKLGIIAERAAPYVLLDGRKPAAQLAMF
- a CDS encoding response regulator — translated: MPEHEQTPAVSDTQPIRKPTIPKDAAVLVVEDNVSNFVLIARMLGYLGIHCEWKTSGYEVVEYADTLPRLDLILMDIRLPYEDGYGALKKIRASERFKSVPIIAVTAEASLEQMKKAQDSGFDGFLGKPLDPDRFPDQIRRILNGEPVWEYS
- a CDS encoding transglutaminase-like domain-containing protein; the protein is MAHHRHGQGGAGPRAGCGMAEAGMTVRGLRRALTADALGLMLVFLALLTFTLGVSASLRDGGENQSLLPAALIAAMICFGLARSRWNGIQASVGMAALGVLVVWVLGARLVQPLLEFGRTVLSLVPQIIPAIRGQTVMDAAAAAESWAVIVQACAALAVRLQTWLAGLGGNAFVNDALVSNMVWTLMLWLFAAGMGWFTARRDAVASLLPSILLLASVTAASGRQPEMLWLMVCILLVLMGIWNFKNHTAHWEKQGVDYAESIRYDVGAAVVMLAVLVGTLAFVTPSISWREIQERLRSGENNAAEMLGIEEQPIPAGAAAPQPGLPRVHLLDGSSAHSQQVVMTIRTGELPPIPDLSFVPAPARYYWRSTTYDSYMGAGWATGPAFHETYAGNTPLLSALPGGYRLVHLDVEMTEPGGVLFWSGMLFRVDVPITANWRVRPVSDLAADPSTFFAADLYAAASSASAYKTDVYVPAVSVGELRAASTDYPDEVSRRYLALPSTVPARVRELALEITTGFATPYDKAKAIEGYLRAHYEYDLEVPAPPEGADVADYFLFDLQKGYCDYYATAMVVLARASGLPARFVSGYAPGSYDAQNAQYIVREADAHSWAEVYFSRIGWIEFEPTAALPEIERPADAAPLPVQTAGEAPFQFLSISRLQAHWLLPFIGAFFLVFICFTYTWVERWWYLHRLDPATAIERMYRRLYRLGRPLAGTATPAETAYEFMSKAVRRLDELKAHSHVAGTCTNVQRDMTTLTSLYQASQYSRRHAQKDHARTALKTWQRLRWRLVLLRSAAIALREGLNAGKTAEPASRRSAI